The proteins below come from a single Triticum aestivum cultivar Chinese Spring chromosome 5D, IWGSC CS RefSeq v2.1, whole genome shotgun sequence genomic window:
- the LOC123121309 gene encoding protein unc-13 homolog — MARLFRDPRRDSASSSSNGFAPPAASPAASALPSPFPDLGVQLSAAELRETAYEVLVAASRTTGGKPLTYIPQAGPASPASVSSASSVNSSSSSLQRSLTSAAASKMKKALGLKSSASSKGGSPGSGGAGVKAAPRRPATVGELMRAQMRVSEPADARIRRGLLRIAAGQLGRRAEAMVLPLEFLQQFKASDFPDLQEHEAWQGRNLKLIEAGLLVHPFVPLNKSDSSAQRLKQIIRGAYDRPLETGKNSESMQVLRTAVMSLAGRSHDGTSDGCHWADGFPLNLHLYQMLVEACFDSDDSTVVDEIDEVIELLKKTWVILGINQMLHNLCFAWALFNHFVMSGQVDIELLSAAENQLVEVAKDAKTTKDPNYCKVLSSTLSSIMGWTEKRLLAYHETFNTSNIESMQGIVSIGVTAAKVLVEDISHEYRRRRKEETDVARSRIETYVRSSLRTAFAQRMEEADSKRSSRNPTPVMSILAKDIGDLAIKEKNLYSPILKTWHPLASGVAVATLHSCYGSELKQFIAGLTELTPETVQVLKSADKLEKDLVNIAVEDSVDSDDGGKSLIREMPPYEAENAIANLVKVWIKERVDRLKGWVDRNLKQETWSPGANRDNFAPSSVEMLRIIGETLDAFFELPIPMHPALLPDLTAGLDRSLQLYVSKAKSGCGSRSSFMPELPPLTRCEVGSKLLFKKKEKPQNPQHRGPQNGATNGTDPLGLPQLCVRLNTLQYIRSELENLEKKIKTCLRNVESAQADITNGLEFKFELCQAACQEGIQHLCETTAYKVTFFDLGHILWDTLYIGDIASSRVDLLLRELDPILETISGTVHIKVRNRAITALMKATFDGFLLVILAGGPLRAFTRQDSQIIEGDFRSLRDLFLADGDGLPEELVDKASSQVKNVLPLLRTESEGLIERFKRLIAESDQSRTASRGKLPMPTTTGHWSPNDANTVLRVLCYRHEEAATRFLKKTYGLPKKL; from the exons ATGGCCCGCCTGTTCCGCGACCCCCGCCgcgactccgcctcctcctcctccaatggCTTCGCGCCCCCGGCCGCGTCGCCCGCCGCCTCCGCGCTGCCGTCGCCGTTCCCCGACCTCGGCGTGCAGCTCTCCGCGGCCGAGCTCCGCGAGACCGCCTACGAGGTCCTCGTCGCCGCGTCCCGCACCACCGGCGGCAAGCCCCTCACCTACATCCCCCAGGCGGGCCCCGCGTCCCCCGCCTCGGTCTCCTCGGCGTCCTCCGTCAACAGCTCCTCCTCGTCGCTCCAGCGCTCGCTCACCTCGGCCGCCGCCAGCAAGATGAAGAAGGCGCTCGGGCTCAAGTCCTCGGCCTCGTCCAAGGGGGGCAGCCCGGGGAGCGGCGGTGCCGGGGTCAAGGCGGCcccgcggcggccggcgacggtcggggagctgatgcgggcgcagaTGCGCGTGTCGGAGCCCGCCGACGCCAGGATCCGGAGGGGCCTCCTCCGCATCGCCGCGGGTCAG CTTGGCAGGCGCGCGGAAGCTATGGTTTTACCCTTGGAATTCCTGCAGCAGTTCAAGGCATCAGATTTCCCTGATCTTCAAGAACACGAGGCATGGCAGGGCAGGAACTTGAAGCTTATTGAGGCTGGTTTGCTCGTTCACCCGTTTGTTCCGCTGAACAAATCAGACAGTTCTGCACAACGGCTGAAGCAAATCATACGTGGAGCATATGATAGGCCACTTGAAACTGGGAAAAACTCAGAGTCGATGCAGGTCTTACGCACTGCTGTCATGTCCCTTGCTGGAAGGTCCCATGATGGAACTTCTGATGGATGCCACTGGGCAGATGGTTTCCCCTTGAATCTCCATCTTTACCAAATGTTGGTAGAAGCTTGCTTTGATAGTGATGATAGCACTGTGGTTGACGAGATTGATGAGGTGATTGAGCTCTTGAAGAAGACCTGGGTTATTCTTGGAATTAACCAGATGCTTCATAATCTTTGCTTCGCTTGGGCATTGTTCAATCATTTTGTTATGTCAGGCCAAGTAGATATTGAGCTGCTTTCTGCTGCTGAGAATCAGTTGGTTGAAGTTGCAAAGGATGCCAAAACCACTAAGGATCCAAATTACTGTAAAGTATTGAGTTCAACATTAAGCTCGATAATGGGCTGGACAGAAAAAAGACTTCTGGCGTACCATGAAACATTTAATACAAGTAACATTGAGTCCATGCAAGGTATTGTCTCAATTGGAGTGACAGCTGCAAAGGTGCTTGTTGAAGATATATCCCATGAATACCGCCGTAGGAGGAAAGAAGAGACTGATGTAGCTCGAAGTAGGATAGAAACATATGTAAGGTCTTCACTCCGTACAGCTTTTGCTCAA AGAATGGAAGAAGCAGATTCAAAGCGATCATCGAGGAACCCTACCCCAGTTATGTCTATCCTTGCAAAGGACATTGGTGACCTAGCAATTAAGGAGAAAAATCTGTACAGTCCAATATTGAAGACATGGCATCCCCTCGCTTCAGGTGTTGCTGTTGCAACCCTTCATTCATGTTATGGAAGTGAGCTGAAGCAGTTCATAGCTGGGCTTACAGAGTTAACCCCGGAGACAGTTCAAGTGCTCAAGTCTGCAGACAAATTAGAAAAGGATCTTGTTAATATTGCTGTCGAAGATTCTGTGGATAGTGATGATGGAGGCAAGTCATTAATCAGAGAGATGCCACCATATGAAGCTGAAAATGCAATTGCTAATCTTGTGAAAGTGTGGATAAAAGAAAGGGTGGATAGACTCAAGGGATGGGTTGACCGGAATCTGAAGCAAGAG ACATGGAGTCCAGGTGCCAACAGAGATAACTTTGCTCCCTCGTCTGTGGAGATGCTTCGGATTATTGGGGAAACACTGGATGCATTTTTCGAATTGCCCATACCAATGCATCCAGCTCTTCTTCCTGATCTGACAGCAGGTCTGGATAGAAGCTTACAGCTTTATGTGTCTAAAGCAAAATCTGGCTGTG GGTCACGGAGTTCTTTTATGCCCGAACTACCTCCACTAACGCGATGTGAGGTTGGCTCGAAACTACTATTCAAGAAAAAGGAGAAGCCACAGAATCCACAGCATCGAGGACCACAAAATGGAGCAACCAATGGAACTGACCCCTTGGGCCTTCCTCAACTTTGTGTACGCTTGAATACACTTCAGTACATCCGAAGCGAGCTAGAGAACCTAGAGAAGAAGATTAAAACATGCTTGCGGAACGTCGAGTCAGCTCAGGCAGATATTACTAATGGATTGGAGTTCAAGTTTGAACTTTGTCAGGCGGCCTGTCAAGAAGGTATACAACACTTGTGTGAGACGACTGCTTACAAGGTCACCTTTTTCGACTTGGGCCATATTCTGTGGGACACTCTCTACATTGGTGATATTGCATCGAGCAGGGTGGACTTATTGTTGAGAGAGCTTGATCCTATCCTGGAGACAATATCAGGTACGGTGCACATCAAGGTGCGGAACCGTGCCATAACGGCATTGATGAAAGCCACATTCGACGGcttcttgctggttatccttgctggTGGGCCTCTGCGTGCTTTTACACGGCAGGACTCTCAGATAATAGAGGGCGACTTCAGGTCCCTCAGAGACCTGTTTCTGGCTGACGGGGATGGTTTGCCGGAGGAACTGGTCGACAAGGCGTCCTCCCAGGTGAAGAATGTCCTGCCCCTCCTACGAACAGAGTCGGAAGGCCTCATCGAGCGGTTCAAACGACTGATTGCCGAGTCGGATCAAAGCCGAACTGCCTCCAGGGGCAAGTTGCCGATGCCAACGACTACAGGACACTGGAGTCCAAATGATGCGAACACGGTCCTGCGGGTCCTGTGCTACCGGCACGAGGAGGCGGCTACAAGGTTCCTCAAGAAAACCTATGGCCTTCCCAAGAAGCTTTGA